In a single window of the Effusibacillus pohliae DSM 22757 genome:
- a CDS encoding nucleotidyltransferase family protein encodes MNPVILNKRDDILYLASKYRVKNIRIFGSQIRGEETDKSDVDFLVEFEEPNLLDRIEFKQDLEELLNMPVDVVTESTIHPMLRERILAEARPL; translated from the coding sequence ATGAACCCCGTCATTTTAAACAAACGGGACGATATATTGTATCTGGCTTCTAAATACCGGGTCAAAAACATCCGGATATTCGGGTCACAAATTCGTGGGGAAGAAACTGATAAGAGTGACGTTGATTTCCTGGTTGAATTTGAAGAACCGAATCTCTTGGATCGGATCGAATTCAAACAGGATCTGGAAGAATTGCTGAACATGCCTGTTGACGTTGTGACTGAAAGCACGATCCATCCAATGCTTCGGGAGCGCATTCTGGCAGAAGCTAGACCGCTATGA
- a CDS encoding CHC2 zinc finger domain-containing protein yields the protein MDFRDLVSEIKQKINLLEYVGRDVQLKRSGRSYRGRCPHPNHHDEHPSFVVGLNRRNQLVVSCFGCGVLNMDVINYVQFRDNCDFLTAIQKLSSELGISIVEGGNDKQPLDVQALLWDVMEIGREQLKHSQAAKDYLLKKRRLSKEVIEEAGIGFVADGYSLVNQLKNKGYLWKHLQSIGLVGDKYRCRFVNRILIPILNNGKIEAIAGRQISDDQRDDKKYTRYLYTQTPVSGTCVFTNDLKHGKAFLLVEGLMDLLSARALGVSSCGALISTAFAEREAVGSLLKRFEKVYVLLHEDEAGQRALEILLKRFPNQVIPVHLPIGCSDLNDALVQGRDAAWLRELLYQALQNHHKAVS from the coding sequence ATGGATTTTCGAGATCTGGTATCGGAAATCAAACAAAAAATCAACCTGCTGGAGTACGTCGGGAGGGATGTGCAGCTCAAACGCTCAGGGAGAAGCTACCGTGGCCGCTGCCCACATCCGAACCATCATGACGAGCATCCATCTTTTGTTGTCGGTCTGAACAGACGAAACCAGTTGGTAGTAAGTTGCTTTGGCTGCGGGGTGCTCAACATGGATGTGATCAACTATGTCCAGTTTCGTGATAACTGTGATTTTTTAACCGCCATTCAAAAGTTGTCGAGCGAGCTCGGAATCTCTATCGTAGAGGGAGGAAACGACAAACAGCCACTGGACGTGCAAGCTTTGTTATGGGATGTCATGGAGATCGGACGTGAGCAACTGAAGCACTCCCAGGCGGCCAAAGACTATCTTCTCAAAAAACGGCGTTTGTCCAAAGAGGTCATAGAGGAGGCTGGAATTGGTTTTGTGGCAGATGGCTACTCCCTGGTAAATCAACTAAAAAACAAGGGCTACTTGTGGAAACATCTCCAGTCGATTGGACTTGTGGGAGACAAGTATCGTTGCCGTTTTGTCAACCGGATCCTCATCCCTATTCTAAATAATGGAAAAATTGAAGCCATCGCTGGGAGGCAAATTTCGGACGATCAAAGAGACGATAAAAAATACACACGGTATCTGTATACCCAAACACCTGTTTCGGGAACATGTGTGTTCACCAATGATCTGAAGCATGGGAAGGCGTTTCTATTGGTGGAAGGCTTGATGGATCTGTTGAGCGCAAGAGCGTTGGGTGTCTCAAGCTGTGGTGCCCTGATCAGCACCGCATTTGCCGAGCGGGAGGCAGTTGGCAGCTTGTTAAAACGTTTCGAAAAGGTGTACGTCCTCCTGCATGAAGATGAGGCGGGGCAACGGGCGCTCGAGATCCTGCTCAAACGGTTTCCCAACCAGGTGATACCGGTTCACCTTCCCATCGGCTGTTCCGATTTGAACGATGCCCTCGTGCAGGGGAGGGACGCCGCTTGGTTGAGGGAACTACTCTATCAGGCGTTGCAAAATCATCACAAGGCAGTGTCCTAA
- a CDS encoding ABATE domain-containing protein: MNATGQPLVEGNQAIDLVNTEEIRRGVRRDFIGSPEDFTMLLTNEELAGAVSKVQIPFEVKVWSSNEIEKVHKLRDEVREILEQAAEDEEVGLEFVGRLESYIEQAPLTLRLHGGG; the protein is encoded by the coding sequence ATGAACGCAACGGGGCAGCCACTGGTTGAGGGAAACCAAGCGATTGATCTGGTCAACACAGAGGAGATACGACGGGGCGTCCGGCGAGATTTCATCGGATCACCGGAAGACTTTACCATGTTGCTTACAAACGAAGAACTGGCGGGTGCGGTTTCAAAGGTGCAGATACCGTTCGAAGTGAAGGTTTGGTCTTCAAATGAAATCGAGAAAGTGCATAAACTGCGGGATGAGGTGCGAGAGATCCTTGAACAGGCTGCCGAAGACGAAGAGGTCGGCTTGGAATTTGTTGGCCGATTAGAGTCCTACATAGAGCAGGCACCGCTCACGTTGCGTCTACACGGGGGCGGGTAG
- a CDS encoding CGNR zinc finger domain-containing protein: MTADVLRLISEGQIKYLRRCGNPTCLFIFTDRSGRRKWCSMRRCGNRANGVKHLKRRTHSEP, translated from the coding sequence GTGACAGCGGACGTTTTGCGGCTGATCAGTGAGGGGCAAATAAAGTATTTGAGGCGATGTGGGAATCCGACATGTCTGTTCATTTTTACCGACAGGTCGGGTAGGCGAAAGTGGTGCTCGATGAGGAGGTGTGGTAATCGGGCGAACGGGGTGAAGCATTTGAAACGGAGAACGCATTCTGAACCATAG
- a CDS encoding Y-family DNA polymerase translates to MIQPILIGGVGGSDFAVRHILAATPTAKQAGIENAMRLGEALQLYPGLIVVNPKMQFHLEKSVWIQQVIESLFPVGQVAQPRVKLFACSTGTIPREVRKCPKLQSEKSV, encoded by the coding sequence ATGATTCAACCGATCCTGATTGGTGGTGTCGGGGGATCCGACTTTGCGGTTCGGCATATTTTGGCTGCTACGCCTACGGCTAAACAGGCCGGCATTGAAAATGCAATGCGTCTTGGCGAGGCACTGCAGCTTTATCCGGGGTTAATCGTTGTCAACCCCAAAATGCAGTTTCACCTGGAAAAGAGCGTCTGGATTCAGCAGGTGATCGAATCCCTGTTTCCGGTCGGGCAGGTTGCTCAACCCCGTGTCAAGCTGTTTGCCTGCTCTACTGGAACAATACCAAGAGAGGTACGGAAATGTCCAAAATTACAGAGCGAAAAATCCGTATGA
- a CDS encoding recombinase family protein translates to MRCAVYVRVSTNKEEQKGSLVNQKDLFLDFIAKQGWTLYDIYIDVETGTTDKRPNFQRMVEDAENRKFDCILAKELSRIARNGELAYKIKRVLEDSKIHFITLDGAINTLEGNRDKFGLFAWLYEEESQRTSKRIRMALRQKALNGEFKGSNAPYGYYVENKRLIKRDDETVDAVKTIFSLYLRGMGVEAIAKVLNEKGYPTPSRVAGKKNAGEFWHGSSVLKILKNPHYVGDLVQGRSQVASVTNKKRHEVPEDEWIVVPNTHEPIISREDFDAVQRLLWDRYVPRPKAKKHLFTNYVFCADCGSSLWYLHNRKGYVCGRFKKHGLRACTSHSIKEDALKEQILWDLRDMAKLVVDKNLFLKRFESHWKKEQQDRQKKMVGIQRKIESLQNENKKFLKLLAQEVISQEEYRAVVDENQREIQVLQEQLTEIKGILESHSSNVLMAQRVMSELDRILEFEDLTEELLHRLVKRIEVTDDHRAIVYYRFADPFALMA, encoded by the coding sequence ATGAGGTGCGCTGTATATGTTCGTGTTTCCACTAATAAAGAGGAACAAAAGGGCAGTTTGGTAAACCAGAAGGACTTGTTCCTTGATTTCATCGCCAAACAAGGGTGGACCCTCTATGACATCTATATTGATGTTGAAACTGGAACCACGGACAAACGACCTAATTTTCAGAGGATGGTTGAGGACGCAGAAAACCGCAAGTTTGATTGTATCCTTGCAAAAGAACTGTCACGGATTGCCCGTAATGGAGAGTTGGCGTATAAAATCAAGAGGGTGTTGGAAGATAGCAAAATTCACTTCATTACTCTTGATGGCGCAATTAACACACTTGAAGGAAACCGTGATAAGTTTGGGCTCTTTGCCTGGTTGTATGAGGAGGAAAGCCAACGAACATCAAAGCGAATTCGGATGGCTCTTCGCCAAAAGGCGCTGAACGGCGAATTCAAGGGTTCGAACGCTCCTTATGGCTACTATGTTGAAAATAAACGCCTTATCAAACGTGATGATGAGACCGTCGATGCTGTCAAAACGATTTTCAGCCTTTATTTGCGGGGAATGGGAGTCGAAGCGATAGCCAAAGTGCTGAATGAAAAAGGCTATCCGACTCCTTCTCGAGTGGCTGGCAAAAAGAACGCTGGCGAGTTCTGGCACGGGTCTTCCGTCCTGAAAATCCTAAAGAACCCTCACTATGTGGGGGATCTGGTTCAGGGCAGAAGTCAAGTAGCTAGCGTGACGAACAAAAAGAGGCACGAAGTTCCTGAGGATGAATGGATCGTTGTTCCGAATACCCACGAACCAATCATCTCCAGAGAAGACTTCGATGCCGTTCAGCGATTGCTGTGGGATCGCTATGTACCACGCCCGAAAGCCAAAAAGCACCTTTTTACCAATTACGTTTTCTGCGCCGATTGTGGGAGCTCGTTGTGGTATTTGCACAACCGAAAAGGTTATGTCTGCGGACGATTCAAGAAACATGGTCTGCGTGCTTGTACCAGCCATAGCATCAAGGAGGATGCTCTCAAAGAACAGATCCTGTGGGATCTGCGAGACATGGCAAAGCTTGTGGTCGATAAGAACCTGTTTTTGAAGCGGTTTGAGAGCCACTGGAAAAAAGAGCAGCAAGATCGTCAGAAGAAAATGGTCGGTATCCAGCGGAAAATTGAGTCGCTTCAAAACGAGAACAAGAAGTTTCTGAAGCTTCTCGCTCAAGAGGTGATTTCGCAGGAAGAATACCGGGCGGTCGTGGACGAGAATCAGAGAGAAATCCAAGTACTACAAGAGCAGTTGACCGAAATCAAGGGTATTTTAGAATCCCACTCGTCAAACGTTTTAATGGCACAAAGGGTGATGAGCGAGCTTGATCGGATCCTTGAGTTCGAGGATTTGACAGAAGAGCTACTTCACCGTCTGGTGAAGCGCATCGAGGTGACTGATGATCACAGAGCGATTGTTTATTATCGCTTTGCAGATCCGTTCGCTTTGATGGCATAA